A section of the Malania oleifera isolate guangnan ecotype guangnan chromosome 2, ASM2987363v1, whole genome shotgun sequence genome encodes:
- the LOC131149665 gene encoding uncharacterized protein LOC131149665 — protein MAPERRFLPLLLFSLSVLFLYSYFHSSLHVSTSEASTSTSTFSFPRNLNPIANPNPNSFNFTVTIKVLTFDRLASLSRCLRSLANADYGGDKINLHVYIDHFSLTDLKDDASGAVLDKKLENSRRILDFVDGFSWKFGQKLVHYRTGNVGLQAQWLEAWWPGSDDEFAFVVEDDLEVSPLYYKFIRGLISNYYYNASNFSPSIYGASLQRPRFVPGKHGNKMHLDSEMRLFLYQLVGTWGQLLFPKPWKEFRLWYDIHKAKGIKPFLEGMVTTGWYKKMGERIWTPWFIKFIHSRGYFNIYTNFLQERALSVSHRDAGVNYGKTVGPDSHLLDESSLDFDLLEMQPLSNLKWYDFCFKEVHPESMIQQYDELRPMLSSLQKQENIILVSLFGASEAVIKNLLCHFERLNIHNYVLVGPKSNFILDLARRGHPVIDADQFLEGSGVYKLKDFQESRAELRKEIVVKAHVIKQCLESGYNLWVVEANVLLTGSNPFFHLLVPKYDFYVGVATGLFFVRSSSSTQKIWVNDFMEEVAAMANLLSDGDSLPREGRNFVYVVTKLLEQKGTRIKRVDETSFGVRIDAGRVNKTSLGDKEKMVFWSSEVGVNFIEKRLQELGMWIVDGESSCIAVVCHQS, from the exons ATGGCACCCGAGAGGCGCTTCCTTCCTCTCCTTCTGTTTTCTCTCTCAGTTCTCTTCCTCTACTCCTACTTCCACTCCTCTCTTCACGTTTCCACTTCAGAGGCCTCCACTTCTACCTCAACTTTCTCCTTCCCCAGAAACCTTAACCCTATTGCCAATCCTAACCCCAATTCTTTCAACTTCACTGTCACGATCAAAGTTCTCACCTTTGATCGCCTCGCCTCTCTCTCCCGCTGCCTACGCTCCCTCGCCAATGCCGATTATGGAGGCGACAAGATCAATCTTCACGTCTACATTGACCATTTCTCTCTTACAGATTTGAAGGATGATGCCAGTGGTGCGGTATTGGACAAAAAGTTAGAGAATTCACGCAGGATTTTGGATTTCGTTGATGGGTTTAGCTGGAAATTTGGGCAGAAGCTGGTGCATTACCGGACGGGTAATGTGGGTTTGCAGGCGCAGTGGTTGGAGGCATGGTGGCCGGGGTCCGACGACGAGTTTGCATTTGTTGTGGAAGATGATTTGGAGGTTTCCCCACTTTATTACAAGTTTATTCGCGGGTTGATTTCGAATTATTATTACAATGCTTCAAATTTTAGTCCCTCAATCTATGGGGCATCCTTACAGCGTCCAAGGTTCGTCCCAG GTAAACATGGAAATAAAATGCACTTGGATAGTGAAATGCGACTTTTCTTGTACCAGCTGGTGGGTACATGGGGTCAGCTTCTTTTCCCAAAACCATGGAAAGAGTTCCGTTTGTGGTATGACATCCACAAGGCAAAGGGCATTAAGCCTTTTCTTGAGGGGATG GTGACAACAGGATGGTATAAAAAAATGGGAGAGAGAATTTGGACGCCATGGTTCATTAAATTTATCCATTCTCGTGGCTATTTTAATATTTACACCAATTTCTTACAAGAGAGAGCACTCAGTGTTTCTCACAGAGATGCTGGTGTCAACTATGGGAAAACAGTGGGCCCAGATTCACACTTACTTGATGAAAGTTCTTTAGATTTTGACCTCTTGGAAATGCAACCTTTAAGTAATTTAAAGTGGTATGATTTCTGTTTTAAAGAAGTTCATCCTGAAAGCATGATTCAGCAGTATGATGAGCTTAGGCCTATGCTGTCTTCTCTGCAGAAACAGGAGAACATTATCCTTGTGAGCCTATTTGGAGCATCCGAAGCAGTCATAAAGAACTTGCTTTGCCATTTTGAGAGGCTAAATATTCATAATTATGTTCTTGTGGGGCCCAAATCCAATTTCATACTTGACCTTGCTAGAAGGGGGCATCCAGTAATTGATGCAGACCAATTTTTAGAAGGCAGTGGAGTGTACAAATTGAAAGATTTTCAAGAAAGCAGGGCTGAATTGAGAAAAGAGATAGTTGTGAAGGCTCATGTAATCAAGCAGTGTTTGGAATCTGGATATAATTTGTGGGTTGTGGAGGCGAACGTGCTTTTAACTGGGAGTAACCCATTTTTTCATTTGTTAGTTCCCAAATATGATTTCTATGTTGGGGTGGCAACAGGGCTGTTTTTTGTCAGGAGCTCATCTTCTACTCAGAAAATATGGGTTAATGATTTTATGGAAGAGGTTGCTGCGATGGCAAACTTGTTGTCAGATGGGGATTCATTGCCAAGAGAAGGTAGAAATTTTGTGTATGTGGTGACAAAATTATTGGAGCAGAAGGGGACTAGGATTAAGAGGGTTGATGAGACGAGTTTTGGTGTGAGAATTGATGCAGGTAGAGTTAacaaaacctctttaggggataAAGAAAAGATGGTTTTCTGGTCTTCTGAAGTGGGAGTGAATTTCATCGAGAAACGGCTTCAAGAATTGGGCATGTGGATTGTAGATGGTGAATCCTCTTGTATAGCTGTTGTTTGTCACCAGTCTTAG